One Salvia splendens isolate huo1 chromosome 12, SspV2, whole genome shotgun sequence genomic window carries:
- the LOC121757113 gene encoding beta-glucuronosyltransferase GlcAT14A-like, whose translation MRKNGNPHSGRMFSDRRWKMPFFVNLLVSITLLTGTIFGLYSSQNGRDQLQFDTKSFEDAAEKAEGYFIESEMRKSLELTEVAEAEPPRLAYLISGTKGDSQRMLRTLQAVYHPRNQYILHMDLEAPARERLNLTISVKNDPTFSTVENVRVMAQSNLVTYKGPTMIACTLQAVAILLKESLNWDWFINLSASDYPLVTQDDMLYVFSNLSRNLNFIEHTQIYGWKLNQRAKPIIIDPGLYLSKKSDIAWTTQRRSLPTSFKLFTGSAWVVLTRSFMEYSIWGWENLPRTILMYYTNFVSSPEGYFHTVLCNTEEFQGTSISHDLHYIAWDTPPKQHPRSLTMRDFSKMVNSSSPFARKFHKDDPVLDKIDRELLGRTDRFAPGAWCVGSSEGGADPCLVRGDDSVFRPGPGAQRLLGLMKTLLSDDFRSKQCLNQSRD comes from the exons ATGAGGAAAAATGGCAATCCTCATTCAGGAAGGATGTTTAGTGATAGAAGATGGAAAATGCCATTCTTTGTGAACTTGCTCGTGTCGATCACTTTGTTGACCGGCACCATTTTCGGGCTCTATTCATCTCAAAATGGCCGGGATCAGTTGCAATTCGATACTAAGTCGTTTGAGGATGCTGCGGAGAAGGCAGAGGGGTATTTCATAGAATCTGAGATGAGGAAGTCTTTGGAATTGACTGAGGTTGCTGAAGCCGAACCTCCAAGGCTTGCTTATCTGATTTCAGGGACGAAGGGCGACAGCCAGAGGATGCTGAGGACGTTGCAGGCCGTGTATCATCCCAGGAATCAGTATATTCTTCACATGGATCTCGAGGCTCCCGCAAGAGAGAGGCTGAATTTGACTATATCAGTGAAGAATGACCCGACGTTTAGCACTGTGGAGAATGTGCGCGTGATGGCTCAGTCGAATTTGGTGACGTACAAAGGTCCTACTATGATTGCTTGTACTCTCCAAGCTGTAGCCATTCTGCTGAAGGAGAGCTTGAATTGGGATTGGTTTATCAATCTGAGTGCTTCCGATTATCCTCTCGTGACTCAAGATG ATATGCTTTATGTTTTCTCGAACCTGTCTCGGAATCTCAACTTTATCGAGCACACACAGATCTACGGCTGGAAGCT GAACCAGCGAGCGAAGCCTATCATAATCGATCCTGGTCTGTACTTGTCTAAAAAATCCGACATTGCCTGGACCACTCAGCGCCGCTCTCTCCCTACATCTTTTAAGTTGTTCACCG GGTCGGCTTGGGTGGTTCTAACTCGCTCGTTCATGGAGTACAGCATATGGGGGTGGGAAAATCTCCCCCGGACGATCCTCATGTACTACACGAACTTCGTTTCATCTCCGGAGGGCTACTTCCACACGGTCCTTTGCAACACCGAGGAGTTCCAAGGCACCTCCATaagccacgacctccactacatcGCGTGGGACACGCCTCCGAAGCAGCACCCGAGGTCCTTAACGATGAGGGACTTCAGCAAGATGGTGAACAGCAGCTCGCCTTTCGCCAGGAAGTTCCACAAGGACGATCCGGTTCTCGACAAGATCGACCGGGAGCTGCTCGGCCGGACGGACCGTTTCGCCCCCGGGGCGTGGTGCGTGGGGAGCTCGGAAGGCGGGGCCGATCCTTGCCTGGTGAGAGGCGATGACTCGGTTTTTAGGCCTGGCCCCGGGGCGCAGAGGCTGCTGGGGCTCATGAAGACATTGTTGTCTGATGATTTTCGAAGTAAGCAGTGTTTGAATCAAAGCAGGGATTGA
- the LOC121759112 gene encoding probable galacturonosyltransferase 10: MPLSITIFKIYIPEVFPALKKVVFLDDDVVVQKDLSPLFSLNLNGNVNGAVETCMETFHRYHKYLNYSHPLIREHFDPDAYGWAFGMNVFDLDEWRRRNVTGIYHYWQEKNVDRTLWKLGTLPPGLLTFYGLTQPLSPSWHVLGLGYTNIDPHLIEKGAVLHFNGNSKPWLKIGMEKYKPLWDRFLDYSHPVMQQCNVR; this comes from the coding sequence atgcctctctcgattaccatctttaagatctACATCCCCGAAGTCTTTCCCGCCCTAAAGAAGGTGGTGTTTCTCGACGACGACGTCGTGGTGCAGAAAGATCTCTCGCCTCTGTTCTCGCTCAACCTGAACGGAAACGTCAATGGTGCGGTCGAGACGTGCATGGAGACATTCCATAGATAccacaagtacttaaactacTCCCACCCTCTCATCCGCGAGCACTTCGACCCCGACGCCTACGGCTGGGCGTTCGGGATGAACGTGTTCGACTTGGACGAATGGAGGAGAAGGAACGTCACCGGCATCTACCACTACTGGCAGGAGAAGAACGTCGATAGGACTCTCTGGAAACTCGGCACCCTCCCTCCCGGTCTGCTGACCTTCTACGGATTGACCCAGCCTTTGAGCCCTTCATGGCACGTGCTGGGCTTGGGCTACACGAACATCGATCCACACTTGATCGAGAAGGGAGCGGTCCTTCACTTCAACGGGAACTCGAAGCCTTGGTTGAAGATTGGGATGGAGAAATACAAGCCCCTTTGGGATAGATTCCTCGATTACAGTCATCCGGTGATGCAGCAGTGCAACGTCCGTTAG